The DNA segment CATGTCGGTGACGGAGATTCATCAGGCGGTTCGACCGTGAGTTATCTATCTGAACACTGATCGTTCCCATGCTCCTGCGTGGGAATGCCTCTTGTGACGTTCTGCGTCACGCTTTGGACGCAGAGCGTCCGGGGCTGCATTCCCACGCGGAGCGTGGGAACGATCATCACGCCTGAGTTCGCCTGGATATCTTGGATCGGCGTAACGTTAAAGGGCAACTCGGTCAGTCTCCTCTCCCTCTGGGAGAGGGTTAGGGTGAGGGCTCTACGCCTGCGTTTGCGCTGTTATTGCGGCTTGGGATGTTCCTGCGAAACCGAGTTCGTCGCGTCCACATCCGCCATGTCTTCATCAACCGGCGCTTCGTCATCGGCCGGCAGCGGCACCTCGGGCTTCTCGCGCGTTGAATCGTGCCCCGCCTCGTTGTCGGTCGTGCGTGTTGCGCCTTGCTGCGACTGATTGCCCGGTGCGTTTTCGTCAATGTCCATGTCTGCTCTCCGTTGAAATTCACAGTGGGTAAAACTGAGAAAAGCATCGGCCGGGCAAGTGCCCAACGCTGGACGAACGGTGCGTTGCCTGGCCGGCAGCCGTCCGCTCAGTTCGATGGAACCGCTGTTTGCTGCGGATTTTCCAATGCACAACCCTCCACGGAGAATCCGCACATGGACACTCTGGTTTCGACCCTCAAGGAGTACGCCGAACCGCTGCCGAATGTTGGCAGTGACGCCTTTGCCGACCTCTTCGACCGCTACGCCGATGCCCAGGTGGTGCTGATCGGTGAAGCCAGCCACGGCACTCACGAATTCTACGAAGCACGCGCGGCGATCACCCGGCATCTGATTGCCCATCATGGTTTCACCATTGTCGCGGTCGAGGCTGACTGGCCGGACGCCGATCAGATTGATCGCTGCGTGCGCGGCCGAGGCCAAGGGGCCTGGCAAGACGCGGCGTTCTCACGCTTCCCGACGTGGATGTGGCGCAACACCGATGTGCAGGCGTTTACCCACTGGTTGCAGCAATACAACCAGGCGCAACCGGCAGAGCGGCGCGTGGAGTTTCGCGGACTCGACGTATACAGCCTGCGCAGTTCGATTCGCGAGGTGCTGGGCTATCTGCAAGACACCGACCCGGCCATGGCCCGCGAAGCACAACAGCGCTACGCCTGCCTGAATCCCTGGCACGATGACCCGGCGCTCTACGGACATTTCACTGAAGTCGGCGGCATGGCCACTTGCGAACGCGCCGTGCTCGAACAACTTCAGGCACTGTTGAATGAACGTCTGAGCCTGATGAAAAACGACGGCGAAGCGCTGTTCAACGCCACCCAGAACGCCCGCGTCGTGCACGCCGCCGAACAATATTATCGGGCGATGTACCGCGGCAGCCGCGAGTCGTGGAACCTGCGCGACCGGCACATGTTCGAGACCCTGCAAGCGTTGCGCACGCGCCAGGCGCATGGGGAAAAAGTGATCGTCTGGGCGCACAACTCGCACATCGGCGATGCCCGCGCCACGCAAATGGGCGACAGCGGCCAACTGACTCTCGGTCAGCTGTGTCGGCAAGCCTTTGGCAAAGACGCGGTGCTGATCGGCATGGGCACCGATC comes from the Pseudomonas granadensis genome and includes:
- a CDS encoding erythromycin esterase family protein; translation: MDTLVSTLKEYAEPLPNVGSDAFADLFDRYADAQVVLIGEASHGTHEFYEARAAITRHLIAHHGFTIVAVEADWPDADQIDRCVRGRGQGAWQDAAFSRFPTWMWRNTDVQAFTHWLQQYNQAQPAERRVEFRGLDVYSLRSSIREVLGYLQDTDPAMAREAQQRYACLNPWHDDPALYGHFTEVGGMATCERAVLEQLQALLNERLSLMKNDGEALFNATQNARVVHAAEQYYRAMYRGSRESWNLRDRHMFETLQALRTRQAHGEKVIVWAHNSHIGDARATQMGDSGQLTLGQLCRQAFGKDAVLIGMGTDQGSVAAADDWDAPMQIKNVLPALPRSWERACVEAACPMALYDWRAADRAELREALTRRLLERAIGVIYRPQTERQSHYFDATLSEQFDAYLWFAQTTAITPLSSPASSSHEEDTFPFGV